TTTCCTGAAAATCACTTAGTTTGTCTGTTAATTCCTGCAAATCCTTTTCTCTTGTAAATAACGATTGATTTGTTTTCTTTTTGGCACCACCGGACATGGAACCACCTGGATTTACAACGTCTCCTTCCAGTGTGACTATCCGGTACTTACGCATAACAATATTCGCAATTTCATTGGCATCTTTTAATGTTTTGGCAATGATTACATGTCCCATCAGGTGGTCGACCGCTTTTTTGTATTCCGGCTGTGCTGACACCAGATTTGCGGCAACGCCCACAAAGCCGGAATAGTTTTCTGCTTTGGTGAGTAAATCTTTTGGTACAAATCGTTCCTTAATTGATCCAAGCGGCAGGAACGTTGCACGCCCACTATTCGTTTTCTTTAGCCAACTGATTGCATTGCGCCCTGCCTGGTCATCATTCACAACAACATGCTGTGCCTGTCCACCCAGGACGGTTTCAATTGCTGTAATATAGTTTTTGGGAACATCGAGGAGTTCGATGACTGCTCCATGAATTCCGCTTAGTTTCGCTTCTTCTCGCGCTTTTAAAACCGCCTTAACACCATAGAAAAAGCCCTGGAAGTCTTCCTTCATATCTTCGAGCATTTCTTTTTTCGACTTCAGCTTTTCTATGTGTTGATAACCCTGGTAGAGCTTTGTCTGTGCATCCTGGAATGCATTCCGTTCCGCAGTTAATGTTTGTTTCAATTGTTGAACGGATGCAGTTTTGTCGTCATATTTCTTTCCCTGCTTGGAAAAATCAGCTTGTAACTGTTCCTGTTTGGCTGTGAGCTCTTTACGTTGTGTCAAAAGGTCCTCAAATTTTTCTGCCTGTTTCTCTTTCTTGCCCGAAATTTGCTCCATTTGCTGGCCGATGGATTGTTTTTCATTCCGTTTCGCGGCCTGTTGGTTAAGCAGCTCAATATAATCTGATTTCAGTTCTTCAATCTGTTCGGCAATATTTTCTCTTTCTGTTGTCAGTTTTTCTTCCAACTGCTCAACTTCCTGTTTTGTACTGTCTCTGTCAGATTGGATGGTTGAAAGTTTCTTGTTTTCTTCTATCAGTTCTTTTTGCAGCTTATCAATGCGAGTAGCTGATTCATTCTTTTGTGTCTCAAGCTTTTCCTTGTTTTCGGCAAAATGCTTGGTCCGTTCATTAAATACCTGTTTCTTTCCTTCGAACTGCTCAAGTTGTTGTGTTGTTGATAATAGATTTGCCTGCAGCTCTTCAATCGCTTCATCAAGCTTTTGAATCTCCTGGCGCTCATTCTCCAGTTCGGCTTCCTTTTTCTGAATGTCTGTCTTCAGCTGCATTTCATCTGTCTTTTCTTTTTCCAGTTCATCCAGTAAAGCCTGCCATTTATCATGAAGCTGTTCAATTTCTGTAATAAGCAGCGAAATTTCCTGCTTTTTTAATTGTTCTTTTTTATCAAGATATTTTTTTGCAGTTTCCGCCTGTTCCTCAAGCGGATCAATTTGCTGCTCGATTTCATAGATAATATCTTCCACACGATTCAGATTTTCTTGTGTTTCTGCCAATTTATACTCGGCTTTTTTCTTACGTTGCTTGTACTTTAATACCCCTGCAGCTTCTTCAAAAATCGCACGGCGCTCTTCCGCTTTAGAGCTTAATATTTCCTCTACTTTCCCCTGACTGATAATCGAGAATGCTTCACGGCCTAAACCGGAATCCATAAATAAATCAACAATATCCTTTAGCCGACAGGATTGTTTATTAATATAAAATTCACTCTCACCAGAACGATAGACACGTCTGGTAACACTTATTTCTTCATAATCAAGTGGCAGTGCTTTATCACTGTTTTCCAGCACCAAAGTAACTTCTGCGACATTAAGCGCGCGTCTCGTGTCACTGCCCTGGAAAATAATATCCTCCATTTTTGAGCCGCGCAATGACCTTGCAGATTGCTCACCAAGCACCCATCTGATCGCATCGGTAATATTACTTTTTCCGCTTCCATTTGGACCTACCACCGCTGTGACTCCCGGAACAAAATCAACATTGATCCGTTCAGCAAATGATTTGAAGCCCACACTTTCCAATCGTTTCAAATACATAGACATTCTCCTAAGTTTCATGCAGGGATTTTCATCACTATATGTAAAAAAATCTATTTGGCTTTTTAACGCATTTATTTTATCATAAAGAGAGGAACAAAAGAAGGCATATCAAGTACATAATTGATATTTAAGTGAGGTGTTCGAATGAATTTGGAGAATCCGTCAAAAGAAAATCTGGAATATATCCTGAATGAACTGGCTGAAAAGCTGAATGTTGTAAACCGTGAGATTATGGACCCGGAAGATTATGATTTGGACAAATACGAAGAAATAAAGTTTATGTATGACATGATAATACAGAAGGGACAATTAAGCGCTTCGGAGACACAGGCATTTATTGATGAGTTGCGGTCTGTGAGGAAGTCGTGAAACTGATGGCTAAACTACTGGCATACCAACGCTATGGCGGTTGGTGTGCTTTTATATTTATAGCTTTGCACGATTCTCAAATTTTCGGATAACAAGCTGAATTGGACATTTATTCCATTATCTGTGAAAAAAACACCATTTGGCAAGTTTGCGGACATCTGTTCCGTTATCTGTCTAAAGTTCATGTTTTATAGGAAATAAAGGAATAAAACCCCGCCAAATGTGCAAAAGTCGTGTATTTCATAGAAATAGGGGAAGAAATATCAGCTTAATTAAGTAAAAGGCTTTCTGATTGTAAGTTCCCCAAGGAAGAATTAACCATTTCTTAAAATCAGACTTTAATCCTGAGCACCAATTTATAAAATAGCGTTACTAGAATCCGTTTGCCCGAATTTGCCGGTTCCTGATTCCGTTATTTCAGTTAAATCCCTTGTTTGAAGGGTGATTTCGGATCCTCATTCCGCTATTTGTCCAATTCAACTTCATTTTCCATAGATTTTGCGTGATTAGCGGAACCAGAATCCGCTTCACTCCATTTATAGTGGCATTTCCAAGCTTTAGCAGAACCAGGATCCGTTTTGCTATCTAATCCTCAGCCTGTATCACTCAATCCTCTTCACAAAGTTGAATTATAATATAAAAAAGGCAGGTGCTTTCTTAAGCACACAGCCCTTTTAATCTAACCACCAATCTGATCCAGCGCATCCTTAGCTGCGCGCTGTTCTGCTTCTTTCTTCGTATGACCAACACCATTGCCGGACACATCTCCATTTATAACAACCTGAGCGACAAACTCTTTGTCATGAGATGGGCCTTTTTCATCCACAATTACATATTCAATACTGTGATTGCGGTTCTGCTGGACATGTTCCTGCAACAGGCTTTTATAATCCATCGCATGCGAAAAAACACCAGTTGATATTTTCGGATAAACATACTTTTTCAGGAATTGAATAACGACGTCGAAACCCTGGTCAAGGTACAGTGCTCCAAGAAATGCTTCAAATACATCTGCCAGTATTGCCGGACGTTCCCGGCCACCCGACTGTTCTTCTCCCCTGCCAAGCAAAAGATGGTCACCAAAATTCAATTCACGAGAAAATGCTTCCAATGAGGGTTCACAGACAATCGAAGCACGTAATTTCGTCAAGTCGCCTTCTTCCATGCTGTTCTTTTGCCTGTATAAGTACTGAGAAACACCCAACTCTAATACAGCATCACCTAGAAATTCCAAGCGTTCATTATCCGAAAAGTTTTTATCCCGATGCTCATTCACATAAGATGAATGGGTAAAAGCTTGCTTCAGCAAATCATGATCATTGAACGTAATATCAAGCTGCATTTCTAATCGTGTAATATCCATATCAATTTATCACCACACAGTAATAAGAATTAGATTCATTTTACAAAAGATGAAGTGGGTTGTAAATAAACAGAAAGCCTCGCACTCACGCGAGACTTTCAATAGTATTAGGACTGTGTGCTGTTTATGTAATTTACAGCATCACCCACTGTATTAATTTTTTCAGCTTCTTCGTCAGCTATTTCCATATCAAATTCGTCCTCAAGTTCCATAACAAGCTCAACCACATCAAGTGAATCTGCTTCCAGGTCATCTTTGAAAGAGGCTTCCATTGTCACCTTGGATTCTTCTACATCAAGGCGATCAACGATGATATTTTTTACACGATCAAATACGTCTGCCACAATACTTCACCTCCCTTCAATAGGTTTTTGCCCGGACGTCCGGATTCGTCTTACATCACCATTCCACCATCAATGTGAATTGTCTGGCCGGTAATGTAATTTGCATCCTCTGACGCGAGGAAACGGACAACTTTTGCGACATCTTCCGGTTGACCCAGTTTACCTAGAGGAATTAGATCAAGCATACCTTTTTGCTGTTCATCCGTCAGTTCATCGGTCATATCTGTTGAAATAAATCCTGGTGCAACTGCATTAACTAAAATATTGCGGGAGGCAAACTCTTTGGCTGTTGATTTTGTCATGCCGATGACGCCCGCTTTAGCGGCAACATAATTAGCTTGCCCAGGATTCCCGCTGACACCAACAATTGATGCAACGTTAATGATTCTGCCGCCTTTTTGCTTCATCATCTGTCTTGATACAGCTTTTGTACACTGAAATACACCTTTAAGGTTTGTATTGATAACCTGGTCGAACTCCTCTTCTTTCATTCGCATCAGCAGGTTATCTCTAGTAATCCCTGCATTATTAACCAGAATATCCAGGCTGCCAAATTCATTAACGACTGCTTTCATCATTGGTTTGGCATCATCAGCATTTGCAACATCAGCCTGTACCTTAAATGATTTTACACCCAATTGCTCAATTTCTTCAACAACTGCCTGTGCTTTGTCCTCACTGCCAGCATAATTGACGGCAACATTTGCACCTTGCTTTGCTAACTCAAGCGCAATGGAACGTCCGATCCCTCTGGAAGCACCGGTTACCAAAGCATTTTTTCCTTGCAGCATATATTCTCCTCCCTTCATTTTAGAATAAAAAGCCTGTCCTTAATTCCCACGATACCATTCGATAAATTCATTCAATGACTCTGGGTCCTGGATGGCAAATGTTTTTGCTTTACGGTCGATTTTTCTTACCAATCCGCTTAATACCTTTCCACTGCCAACTTCAACAAATGCATCCACACCTTCATTAAGCATATTTCTGATGGATTCTTCAAATCGAACCGGTGAATACAGTTGTTTAATTAACAGGTCTTTCACTTCATTTTTAGCAGTTGCCGGTTGAGCCGTTACATTCGCATATACAGGCATATTGGCATCATAAAAATTA
The genomic region above belongs to Virgibacillus doumboii and contains:
- the smc gene encoding chromosome segregation protein SMC; the protein is MYLKRLESVGFKSFAERINVDFVPGVTAVVGPNGSGKSNITDAIRWVLGEQSARSLRGSKMEDIIFQGSDTRRALNVAEVTLVLENSDKALPLDYEEISVTRRVYRSGESEFYINKQSCRLKDIVDLFMDSGLGREAFSIISQGKVEEILSSKAEERRAIFEEAAGVLKYKQRKKKAEYKLAETQENLNRVEDIIYEIEQQIDPLEEQAETAKKYLDKKEQLKKQEISLLITEIEQLHDKWQALLDELEKEKTDEMQLKTDIQKKEAELENERQEIQKLDEAIEELQANLLSTTQQLEQFEGKKQVFNERTKHFAENKEKLETQKNESATRIDKLQKELIEENKKLSTIQSDRDSTKQEVEQLEEKLTTERENIAEQIEELKSDYIELLNQQAAKRNEKQSIGQQMEQISGKKEKQAEKFEDLLTQRKELTAKQEQLQADFSKQGKKYDDKTASVQQLKQTLTAERNAFQDAQTKLYQGYQHIEKLKSKKEMLEDMKEDFQGFFYGVKAVLKAREEAKLSGIHGAVIELLDVPKNYITAIETVLGGQAQHVVVNDDQAGRNAISWLKKTNSGRATFLPLGSIKERFVPKDLLTKAENYSGFVGVAANLVSAQPEYKKAVDHLMGHVIIAKTLKDANEIANIVMRKYRIVTLEGDVVNPGGSMSGGAKKKTNQSLFTREKDLQELTDKLSDFQERAKAFEQKVEKQKQEIGKIEKQLAAEEEAVQAEQQALQEIQAAKREAEMKLTSLNENLALYDQDKQQFDQDNEDLKSREANLTNELNDISTHLESIQEQIDKLTNQEKEFKENQEQLQQDYQKAQVSIAEQEERLKSQRDKTKAVQEQLTEYREQFESYSSDLNELLEMQNAEETEAEIDQNIESAKENKEAITASIQRMRSNRSERTQLMQDQERELKEENKKHQAFTQAIQQKEVKANRLDVDLENRLSRLQTEYTITFEKAKQTYEKTDNLEETEAAVKQIKQAIDQLGTVNLGAIDEFERISERYEFLAEQKNDLVEAKQTLYSVISEMDEEMQKRFGETFGQIKDEFAVVFQQLFGGGRAELKLTDPKNLLNTGVEIIAQPPGKKLQHLGLLSGGERALTAIALLFAILRVRPVPFCVLDEVEAALDEANVARFAKYINEYSENTQFIVITHRKGTMEEADVLYGVTMQESGVSRLVSVRLEDTKELVKS
- a CDS encoding DUF1128 domain-containing protein, whose translation is MNLENPSKENLEYILNELAEKLNVVNREIMDPEDYDLDKYEEIKFMYDMIIQKGQLSASETQAFIDELRSVRKS
- the rnc gene encoding ribonuclease III — protein: MDITRLEMQLDITFNDHDLLKQAFTHSSYVNEHRDKNFSDNERLEFLGDAVLELGVSQYLYRQKNSMEEGDLTKLRASIVCEPSLEAFSRELNFGDHLLLGRGEEQSGGRERPAILADVFEAFLGALYLDQGFDVVIQFLKKYVYPKISTGVFSHAMDYKSLLQEHVQQNRNHSIEYVIVDEKGPSHDKEFVAQVVINGDVSGNGVGHTKKEAEQRAAKDALDQIGG
- the acpP gene encoding acyl carrier protein, with protein sequence MADVFDRVKNIIVDRLDVEESKVTMEASFKDDLEADSLDVVELVMELEDEFDMEIADEEAEKINTVGDAVNYINSTQS
- the fabG gene encoding 3-oxoacyl-[acyl-carrier-protein] reductase, which produces MLQGKNALVTGASRGIGRSIALELAKQGANVAVNYAGSEDKAQAVVEEIEQLGVKSFKVQADVANADDAKPMMKAVVNEFGSLDILVNNAGITRDNLLMRMKEEEFDQVINTNLKGVFQCTKAVSRQMMKQKGGRIINVASIVGVSGNPGQANYVAAKAGVIGMTKSTAKEFASRNILVNAVAPGFISTDMTDELTDEQQKGMLDLIPLGKLGQPEDVAKVVRFLASEDANYITGQTIHIDGGMVM